In Gracilibacillus salitolerans, the sequence CAAAATATTCGCGCATTGTCCCAATCCTCTTTTTTGTTTGTACCATAACTAATCTCCTTTCACAGTTACTTATTATTTCACATTCAAGAAATTATGCAATAGGTTTTTTGATAGAATCGTTCGTCAAATAGTTGGCGATATCGACAGTTTTTTATTAATTTTCATAGCTTGTGAGTAGAAAATATCAGAATAGCGTTGAAAAATGAAAAATCTCCCTACCTTTTTCACAGGTAAGGAGATTTTGTTTACGCATGTTCCATAGCTCTTGATGATTCAGTTTCATTTTCTGAATTGGCATTGTCTTCTGATTCCGTTGAGCTGTCTTCTGTTGTGTTCTCATCATCCGTTGCGTTTTCTTCTTCCGTTGAGCTATCGTTTTCCTCTGAACTCTCGTCTTCTTTGTCTTCACCTTCTGTAGCAGGTTCCTTATCTTCTTCCTTGTTTTGATCAGGTGCTACAATCTTATTAATTGGTTGATTAATAAAATCCTCTGGGTTGACTGGTTCTCCGTCTTTTCTTACTTCAAAATGAACGTGTACACCATTATCTTGACCAAATGTATTCTGTCCAGCTGTTCCGATGGTTTGCCCTTGCTCTAGCTTATTGCCCTCTTCGGCAAATACTTCGTCTAAACTAGCATAGTATGTGGAAATACCCTGCTCATGCTCCATCTTCACCACATTACCTAGTAATGGATCTTGCTTCACTTCTGTAACTGTTCCAGACAAAGATGCTTTTACATCAAATGCCTGATGGTCAGAAGTAGAGATGGCAATCCCATCACTTTGATAGTATTTGTTTTGGTGTAGAATAAGCGCCTGTTCTTGTTCTTCTGCATCTGCTCCATAATCATAAAATTTGGTCACGATTTCCGCTTGCAAGTCTTCTGAAACTGGCATCTCTAATACTTCCTGTTGTTGCATGACAGTAGTTGCGTCTTCTTCATCTTGTGCTTCTTGATCAGTTGCAAGATCATCTAATTGATTCTCCATGTCCTCAGCTAAGTCTGGTCCTTCATTAATAGCATTTTGGTACCATAGAACCCCTGTTAAAAGTAGAGCAGCTACCGCTAGATATACAGCAGGAAAAAACCATCTTTTCTTGAAGATACGTTTCCAACTATTTTTTGAAACGTTCTTGTTTTCCTCCATTATGCATCACCTCAGCAACCATTGTGATCATAAAGAGGAAGAATTATACATGTTTTTTTTATTTTTTTGCTAAAAGCGTCGGAGTTGCTTGTTCTAGCGTACTTACTTGCACTCCTTGATAATAATGTTCGATGATCTCTTGATATGTTTTTCCGTCTTGCGCCATCCCATTTGCGCCGTATTGACTCATTCCAACACCATGCCCATATCCTTTCGTTGTAAAGACATAATGATCATCTTTGCTAGTAATCGTGAAATCACTTGATGGAAGCTGGAGGTGATCACGAATATCACGTCCAGAGAAGGTCTTTCCACCAATTGTTGCAGTCTCTACCCTTTTACTCTCTGTTCTTGTCAGTTGAAAATCTTCTACCGAGTTTGATAGATCGATATTTAATTTATCTTCCAAGTCAGCTACAGTGAATATTTTTTGGTCAAAAAATTTAGGGGATATTTCTTCATCCCACGGACTTTCAACAGATCGTAAATAAGGCAGTTCACCTTCCCAATAATCTTCGGAGTTTTCCGTATAGCCATTACTTGTCGAAAAAAAGGATGCGGTGATTGGTTCATTACTATACGTAATAATCTGTCCTTGGGTTGCAGCTACTGCTTCTGTGATTTTATCGATTTTCCAATGGTAATCACTACCCCATACTTGTCTTAGTTCATCTGTATTTTTATATACTTGATGTTCGATGGTGTCATACACATCAGCGCCACCAGCAAGTTCTTCTTTATTCTCTTGCATCAGAAATCGAACAATAAAGGTTCTTGCTGCCAATGCCTGTGCTTTTAATGCTTCAATTTCAAAATCTGCAGGCATTTCGGAGGCAACCACATGCGTTACATACTCTTCTAATGGGATCTCTTCCACTTGATTTGTTTCCGTTCTTAATACCTGGACATCAAAAGGAGATTCTAATGAAATGGGCGTTTCCGTTGTTGTATTGCTGCTGACGGTTTCTGATTCTATGGATGCTTGTGTTGATTCATCCCCAGTAAAAGGTATAACAATAAGGGTTGGGATGACAAACATTAATGTAAGTAAAATGGTGATGGTGATGATAGTTGGTAATTTCCAGTTTATTGGTGATTGTTTATTCTGCCACCTGGCCATGGATAACCTCCTCTGTGTTTCTTGTGTTTCTACTCTATCTTATTCATAAGAATAGGAGATTAGAACAAAGAAAAGCTCAAAAACGCTCTATAGAATGTAGGGCTTGGACTAACAACACAGTAAGATAAACATGTGATCATAAGTAGGTGAGAGAAAATTCTAATGGAAGCTAGATTATTCCTAGTAATGAGAAAAGAGGACTAGCTTTCAATGAACTGACCTAGTAATATGAGACAAGAAAGCACCTAGGCTGCCTTTGCCCTGAATTGAACAGGAGAAAGGCAGTTTAATTTTGAAAATGGTCGTATATAGTTGTAATAATACATGTACAATTCCACTTTTTCTAGTACAATGGAATTTGTAAGACGCATCTTTTGATGTGTGTAGAATTCTTCCGACTTTATGGTGGAGTGGAAGGATTCAATGACGGCATTATCAAAGCAATTACCTTTCCGGGACATGCTTGTGATAATGCCTTTTTCTTCAGCTAATTCTTGAAAAGCGTAGGATGTGTATTGAGCCCTTGATCACTATGAAGAATTAATCCCTTTGTTTCACGTCCATTACAAGCTGCTTTCAGTGTTTCTAGCACTAATTCTTCTTCTTGGTTATGACTCACTCGATAAGCGACAATTTCGTTATTATACAAATCCATAATGGTTGATAAATACATCATTGATTCCCCAAAAGGCAAGTAAGTAATATCAGTAACCCACTTTTGATTTGGTCTATCTGCCTTGAAATTTTGTTCCAATAAATTAGGAACGACGCATTTACTTTCACCGGCGATGTTCGATTTTCTCTTTGGTTTTACCCGACATTGGATTTTATATTTTTGCATGATCCTTTGTGCAGTAAGTCTGTTCACAGAAATGTTGTGTTCCTCTTTAAGTAACTTTTTAACCATTCGGTGTCCTACTCTGTAATGTAGGGATTTACAAATATCAATAATAAGTTGTTCTAGTTCTGTTGGCTCCACGACTTTTGAGCCCAACGATAGTAAGTGGACCTAGGAACTCTGATACAATCACAAATCATCGATACAGTATAAACTTCCTTTAACGACTCTACTAGTTCTATAACTATCTCTGGTACCAACTCCTTTCGATTTCCTGGTACTTTTTTAAGATTTCATTTTGGATTTCTAGATGTCTGATTTGCCTTTTTAACTGATCTACTTCGTTTAGTTCTTCAGGCCCTTTTCCAAAGGAATATTGTTTACCGATGGGTTGTGACAACCGATGTTCTTCTCCATCTCGAAACCATTTCATCCATCTTTTAATTTGACTTACGCTACGGATTCCAAACTTTTTCATAATCTGTTTATTTGTATATTTTTTAGACAACTTCATTTCAATGACTCTACGTTTCACTTCTTCAGAATAAACATTTTTCTTTTCCCCCATGAGAAAAGCACCTCCTAAAAGTCGTTAATTTTTATATACGACTCTGGGGGTGCTTTTTCCTCTGTCTCATTTAATTAGGTCTCCTCACAATAAAGCTGTCCTCTTTCTATTATTGTACTTCTACTTGTTGTACTTCAGTTATAATAGTAGTTTCTCCTTGAATTACTCGTTCAATATCTGCTCCTAAGTTAGCAAATTTCTCTGTAATATCCACATATCCTCTGTCGATGTGGTGTAGAGAAGTTACACGAGTGCGTCCTTCAGCTACTAATCCTGCTAAAATTAAGGCTGCTCCGGCACGTAGATCAGTCGCAGCTACTTCTGCCCCTTGAAGGTTAACAGGGCCTTCTACGATGACACTACGCCCTTCTATTTTCAATTTAGCGTTCATTCTGCGGAATTCCTCGACATGCATAAAACGATTTTCAAAAACAGTTTCAGTAATCACTCCAGTACCTGATGCCTGTAACATCAAAGCCATCATTTGTGATTGCATATCTGTCGGAAATCCTGGATGTGGCAATGTTTTGATATCAGTAGACTTTAATCTTCTTGGTCCGATAACACGGATACCATTCTTCTCTTCGATAACTTTAACGCCCATCTCTTCTATTTTGGAAACAAGGGCACGAATATGCTCAATTTCAGCATTTTCTATTAACACATTACCACCTGTAATTGCTGCTGCTACCATAAATGTTCCTGCTTCAATACGGTCTGGAATAATCGTATGCTCTACTCCCTGAAGCTTGTCGACACCTTCAATTTTAATTGTCTCTGTGCCCGCACCTACAACTTTAGCACCCATTTTGTTCAGATAATTAGCTAAGTCTACTATCTCTGGTTCTTTTGCGGCATTTTCGATAATAGTTTTTCCTTTTGCAAGGGCCGCTGCCATCATAATGTTTTCTGTTGCACCAACACTAGGCATATCTAAATAAATCTTTGCCCCTTTTAATCTATCTCTGGTAGAGACTTCGACAAAGCCATTACCAACATGGACTTCTGCCCCCATAGCTTCAAATCCTTTTAGGTGCAGATCAATTGGTCGTGATCCAATTGCACAGCCACCTGGTAATGCTACCTTCGCATGGCCATATCGTGCTAAAAGAGGTCCTAATACAAGGACAGATGCACGCATTTTTCTTACATATTCAAATGGTGCCTCTGTTAATAATGGTTGGGTTGCATCAACTACTACTGTATTCCCTTGATAGTCAACTTCTGCGTTCATATGTGTTAATACTTGATTTATCGTGTGTACATCTGCCAATGCAGGTACTTCGTGTATAATGCTTTTTCCTTCACTTGCGATTATGCTTGCGGCGATGACAGGCAGTACGGCATTCTTTGCTCCTTCAACTCTTACAGTACCATTTAACTGCCTACCACCACGTACGATGATATTTTCCAAGGCTCATTCTCCTCTGTAGACCATATTCATTATTATTAGTATTCATGTATCAGGATAG encodes:
- the murA gene encoding UDP-N-acetylglucosamine 1-carboxyvinyltransferase, translating into MENIIVRGGRQLNGTVRVEGAKNAVLPVIAASIIASEGKSIIHEVPALADVHTINQVLTHMNAEVDYQGNTVVVDATQPLLTEAPFEYVRKMRASVLVLGPLLARYGHAKVALPGGCAIGSRPIDLHLKGFEAMGAEVHVGNGFVEVSTRDRLKGAKIYLDMPSVGATENIMMAAALAKGKTIIENAAKEPEIVDLANYLNKMGAKVVGAGTETIKIEGVDKLQGVEHTIIPDRIEAGTFMVAAAITGGNVLIENAEIEHIRALVSKIEEMGVKVIEEKNGIRVIGPRRLKSTDIKTLPHPGFPTDMQSQMMALMLQASGTGVITETVFENRFMHVEEFRRMNAKLKIEGRSVIVEGPVNLQGAEVAATDLRAGAALILAGLVAEGRTRVTSLHHIDRGYVDITEKFANLGADIERVIQGETTIITEVQQVEVQ
- a CDS encoding M23 family metallopeptidase, yielding MEENKNVSKNSWKRIFKKRWFFPAVYLAVAALLLTGVLWYQNAINEGPDLAEDMENQLDDLATDQEAQDEEDATTVMQQQEVLEMPVSEDLQAEIVTKFYDYGADAEEQEQALILHQNKYYQSDGIAISTSDHQAFDVKASLSGTVTEVKQDPLLGNVVKMEHEQGISTYYASLDEVFAEEGNKLEQGQTIGTAGQNTFGQDNGVHVHFEVRKDGEPVNPEDFINQPINKIVAPDQNKEEDKEPATEGEDKEDESSEENDSSTEEENATDDENTTEDSSTESEDNANSENETESSRAMEHA
- the spoIID gene encoding stage II sporulation protein D, with the translated sequence MARWQNKQSPINWKLPTIITITILLTLMFVIPTLIVIPFTGDESTQASIESETVSSNTTTETPISLESPFDVQVLRTETNQVEEIPLEEYVTHVVASEMPADFEIEALKAQALAARTFIVRFLMQENKEELAGGADVYDTIEHQVYKNTDELRQVWGSDYHWKIDKITEAVAATQGQIITYSNEPITASFFSTSNGYTENSEDYWEGELPYLRSVESPWDEEISPKFFDQKIFTVADLEDKLNIDLSNSVEDFQLTRTESKRVETATIGGKTFSGRDIRDHLQLPSSDFTITSKDDHYVFTTKGYGHGVGMSQYGANGMAQDGKTYQEIIEHYYQGVQVSTLEQATPTLLAKK